One Psychrobacillus glaciei genomic region harbors:
- a CDS encoding MBL fold metallo-hydrolase, whose protein sequence is MLNKLSNTIYYLSNQDDKDRPTLGLVCGDQYSLVIDSGNSTQHAKDFLQEIEKLNVPPVKYVVLTHAHWDHFLGMNEFDATVIVNSQTNEMIKEWRSYSYDDRSLQNYVDNNQMSAMCMKIIQTDMPNRNSFKMKSPDVIFDNTLTIDLGNKICILERIKSTHTNDSTIIYIPDENVVFLGDSAYGTTTNSLFHYKQSLLLPMIKDIQKHDAEMFLLGHESICDRNEMNIYWKELTAASQVVKSTSLENALELFKVDNNRDPNDNEFFFIKAFVNDHIIQSQ, encoded by the coding sequence ATGTTAAATAAATTAAGTAATACTATTTATTATTTATCTAATCAAGATGATAAAGATCGACCAACATTAGGATTGGTATGTGGTGACCAATATAGTTTAGTAATCGATTCTGGTAATTCAACTCAGCATGCTAAAGACTTTTTACAAGAAATAGAGAAGCTAAATGTACCACCAGTTAAATATGTAGTGCTTACACATGCACATTGGGATCATTTCCTAGGTATGAATGAATTTGATGCGACTGTTATAGTTAATAGTCAAACAAATGAAATGATAAAAGAATGGAGAAGCTATTCGTATGATGATAGGTCACTCCAGAACTATGTGGATAATAATCAGATGAGTGCTATGTGTATGAAGATAATACAAACTGATATGCCAAACAGGAATAGTTTTAAGATGAAGTCTCCAGATGTTATCTTTGACAATACATTAACTATTGATTTGGGAAATAAAATTTGCATACTTGAAAGAATCAAAAGCACTCATACCAACGATTCTACAATCATTTATATTCCAGATGAAAATGTTGTTTTTTTAGGGGATAGTGCCTATGGTACAACCACAAATTCATTATTTCATTACAAGCAATCATTGTTATTGCCAATGATTAAAGACATTCAAAAACATGATGCTGAAATGTTCCTACTTGGTCATGAATCTATTTGCGATAGAAATGAAATGAATATATATTGGAAAGAGTTAACAGCAGCAAGTCAAGTTGTAAAATCGACATCACTAGAAAATGCTTTAGAGCTCTTTAAGGTTGATAATAATAGGGATCCCAATGATAATGAATTTTTTTTCATAAAAGCATTTGTGAATGACCATATTATTCAATCACAATAA